The following proteins are encoded in a genomic region of Papaver somniferum cultivar HN1 unplaced genomic scaffold, ASM357369v1 unplaced-scaffold_10, whole genome shotgun sequence:
- the LOC113326592 gene encoding pentatricopeptide repeat-containing protein At3g22470, mitochondrial-like, whose amino-acid sequence MNPLPSIDTFNHLLSLTSQIRCYSSVFTLYQRMKLMGIRPSIVTFTILINCCCRLNQIDYGFGVFCEILKRGYDPDSITYTCLIKGLCLEGRILAAHEQFGKMTESEIVPTDVACGSVISGLCRIGEVGLALELQKKTDDWNCNLSVVSYGLIIDTLCKSGLVDEALSLFSQMISYSKIVPNVVVYSSLINGLCKAGRLNEAMGLFHNMSNRGISANTITYSSLIHGFSQRGLWKEAKRYYDEMVDKGIFPTVVTYSILIDSLAKEGKMGEAGKLLGEMIKLGKEPNIVTYNSMMSGLCLTGRLEEAQMLFDLMVDKGLKHDEHNFTVLINGYCKNFRLDDAMQLFKKMKQKGLKPTKVTHATLVDGLCRNGRDRTAMSLLLEMQSVGLSPNEVVYGAMLDGLLKNGYVDEAVELFQSMEGKGFKINIQTYSLVIDGLCKAGKFEDARKLFLEISDKGLAPNVVTYTIMINGMCKEGMLFEAETLMFEMEKNGCTPDTITYYTIIKGFLGGGDVKKAAEFLQKLRERNFPPTRPLLSTRKPRIAKLS is encoded by the coding sequence ATGAACCCTTTGCCATCAATTGATACATTCAATCATCTATTATCTTTAACTTCCCAGATAAGATGTTATTCCTCTGTTTTCACGTTGTATCAGAGGATGAAACTGATGGGAATCAGACCCAGTATCGTCACGTTTACCATTTTGATCAACTGTTGCTGTAGATTAAATCAAATTGATTATGGTTTTGGTGTGTTTTGTGAGATTTTAAAGAGAGGTTATGATCCAGATAGTATAACGTATACTTGTCTGATTAAAGGGCTCTGTTTAGAAGGGAGGATTCTTGCTGCACATGAACAGTTTGGTAAAATGACCGAGAGTGAGATTGTACCTACTGATGTTGCATGTGGAAGTGTTATAAGTGGGCTTTGTAGAATTGGTGAAGTTGGTCTAGCATTGGAGTTGCAAAAGAAAACGGATGATTGGAATTGCAATCTTTCTGTTGTCTCGTACGGTTTGATCATAGATACCCTATGCAAAAGTGGTTTGGTAGATGAGGCATTGAGTCTATTTTCGCAGATGATAAGTTACTCGAAAATTGTCCCGAATGTTGTTGTTTATAGTTCTTTGATTAATGGACTTTGCAAAGCAGGTCGGCTAAATGAGGCTATGGGATTGTTTCATAACATGTCTAATCGAGGAATTTCAGCGAATACCATCACTTATAGTTCTCTAATTCATGGTTTTAGCCAACGTGGGCTGTGGAAGGAAGCCaagagatattatgatgaaatgGTGGACAAAGGGATTTTTCCCACAGTGGTAACTTATAGCATACTAATCGATTCTCTGGCCAAAGAAGGGAAGATGGGTGAAGCTGGTAAGTTATTGGGGGAGATGATTAAGTTAGGCAAGGAACCTAATATAGTTACTTATAACTCGATGATGAGTGGTCTGTGTTTGACAGGTAGGTTAGAGGAAGCACAGATGTTGTTTGATTTGATGGTGGATAAGGGTCTTAAACATGATGAACACAACTTCACAGTGTTGATTAATGGGTATTGCAAGAACTTTAGGCTGGATGATGCTATGCAGCTCTTCAAGAAAATGAAGCAGAAAGGATTAAAACCAACAAAAGTTACTCACGCTACGCTTGTGGATGGACTATGCCGTAATGGAAGAGACAGAACTGCAATGAGCCTATTACTCGAGATGCAATCAGTTGGTTTATCTCCAAACGAAGTTGTCTATGGTGCCATGTTGGATGGCCTTCTGAAGAATGGATATGTTGATGAGGCCGTAGAGTTATTTCAGTCTATGGAAGgtaagggttttaaaattaatATTCAGACTTATAGTTTAGTAATTGATGGGTTGTGCAAGGCAGGAAAATTTGAAGATGCAAGGAAATTATTCTTGGAAATCTCAGATAAAGGATTAGCTCCAAATGTTGTGACATATACCATAATGATTAATGGCATGTGCAAAGAAGGTATGTTATTTGAGGCCGAAACATTGATGTTTGAAATGGAAAAGAATGGTTGCACACCGGATACCATCACGTATTACACcatcattaagggttttcttGGAGGAGGAGATGTTAAGAAAGCTGCAGAGTTTCTTCAAAAATTGCGAGAGCGGAACTTCCCCCCAACAAGGCCACTGTTGTCTACTCGAAAACCTAGAATTGCTAAACTCAGCTAA